The following proteins come from a genomic window of Hoplias malabaricus isolate fHopMal1 chromosome 15, fHopMal1.hap1, whole genome shotgun sequence:
- the LOC136668846 gene encoding vitelline membrane outer layer protein 1-like, with protein MQQLTFLTVVLFLATSGCYAFPNRQVGSTISVLNGGGWGTWGPKQMCPYGYYAAGFSLLVEYPIRGDDTALNGIRLHCVNSPFGKSVLSSYATVTSATGSWGTWTKAKYCQTGVMKNFQLRVEGHQGDGDDTAANNIKFQCSDRSELVGDGTSWGTWGGWSKWCSGQGICGIQTKVEGPQGSGDDTSLNDVQFICCDDY; from the exons ATGCAGCAGCTAACTTTCCTAACAGTGGTTCTGTTTTTAGCCACTAGTGGATGCTACGCTTTTCCAAATCGGCAGGTTGGTTCTACAATATCAGTTCTAAATGGTGGTGGCTGGGGCACATGGGGCCCAAAACAGATGTGTCCATACGGCTATTATGCTGCAGGTTTCAGTCTGCTG GTGGAGTATCCAATACGTGGAGATGACACGGCCTTGAATGGAATTCGTCTCCACTGCGTTAACTCACCTTTTGGCAAGTCTGTACTTTCATCCTACGCCACGGTCACATCTGCGACGGGAAG CTGGGGTACATGGACAAAAGCAAAGTATTGTCAAACTGGAGTGATGAAGAACTTTCAGCTCCGCGTGGAAGGTCATCAAGGAGATGGCGATGACACGGCTGCAAACAACATAAA GTTCCAGTGTTCAGATCGCAGTGAACTTGTCGGTGATGGTACATCCTGGGGAACCTGGGGTGGCTGGAGTAAATGGTGCAGTGGACAGGGCATCTGTGGCATCCAAACAAAAGTAGAGGGTCCTCAAGGGTCAGGAGACGACACTTCTCTCAATGACGTTCAATTCATCTGCTGTGATGATTACTGA